Proteins from one Syntrophaceae bacterium genomic window:
- a CDS encoding PAS domain S-box protein, whose protein sequence is MEGIFILQDGIFVFVNRKVSDYLGVPVEGLEGTPFFDYVWQEDRDEVIANYRARIRGEEAPNTYEFRIVNREGTLIWVYLSAVPMPWNGSPAVLYLVTDITERREAENDLRHSEMKFRALAESTSAGIFLIQGTKMQYVNPALVAITGYSADEFAGMNFWDIVHPDYRELVKTRGLKRLQGEEQPPRYEIKIIAKDGREKWLDLSTAVSKFYSKNTTIASAFDITEQKRAEQSLRESEEKYRTLSNNIPDIIYSLDRNGNVLAVSDHAVTRYGHEAETIVGMPFSSIIHPEDRERVVFAFTDAITNRREHTGGLQFRVLLKDGESVWVESNARMRFDEQGNCLGEDGVLRNITEHKRALESLQESRQQLLDIINFFPDATVVVDREGKVIAWNQAAELMTGIRKEDMLGKGDREYSIPFYGDRRPSLIDLALHPDPGEEARYTTIRRKGDTLFGEAYTPNLPPGDLHMSAMASVLRNSRGEIVGAIECLRNNTERRHMEERLARAEKMEALGTLAGGVAHDLNNVLGVLVGYSELLVEKLPEDSSSRRYAENILTSSIKGAAIIQDLLTLARRGVAVSEVVDLNGVVREYLQTPEFEKLLSFHRGVIVRPQLGDGLLNIKGSPIHLAKTVMNLVSNAAEAISGQGVVAIRTENRYLDRPLSGYDDMQEGDYVVLTVSDTGKGIPAKDIDKIFEPFYSKKVMGRSGTGLGLAIVWGTVKDHGGYIDVKSKEGVGTTFTLYFPVTRDEPAKAEGARPVESLAGNGESILVVDDVKEQRELAISMLTKLGYRVEAVSSGEEAISYIDRRKADLVVLDMIMEPGIDGLETYRRIRENHPRQKAIIVSGFSETERVREAQELGAGTFVRKPYIMEKIGIAVRRELDRE, encoded by the coding sequence ATGGAGGGTATTTTTATCCTGCAGGACGGAATCTTTGTCTTCGTGAATCGCAAAGTGTCCGATTACCTGGGCGTGCCGGTCGAGGGACTGGAAGGAACCCCTTTCTTCGACTACGTCTGGCAGGAAGACCGGGACGAGGTGATCGCAAATTACCGCGCGCGGATCAGAGGGGAGGAGGCCCCGAATACCTACGAGTTCCGTATCGTGAACCGGGAGGGAACGCTGATCTGGGTTTATCTGTCGGCGGTTCCCATGCCGTGGAACGGGAGCCCGGCCGTATTGTACCTGGTAACGGATATCACCGAGCGACGAGAAGCAGAAAACGACTTGCGGCACAGTGAAATGAAGTTCCGCGCCCTCGCGGAAAGCACGTCCGCCGGCATCTTTCTGATTCAGGGAACGAAAATGCAATATGTGAATCCGGCGCTCGTGGCGATCACCGGATACAGCGCAGATGAATTCGCCGGCATGAATTTCTGGGATATCGTCCATCCCGATTATCGCGAATTGGTAAAGACCAGGGGACTCAAGCGCCTGCAGGGGGAAGAACAGCCGCCGCGCTATGAAATCAAGATCATCGCCAAGGACGGCCGGGAGAAGTGGCTGGATCTTTCGACCGCCGTGAGCAAATTCTACAGCAAAAATACAACGATAGCATCAGCTTTCGATATCACCGAACAGAAACGGGCGGAGCAGTCCCTCCGGGAAAGCGAAGAGAAATACCGGACGCTGTCCAACAACATACCGGACATCATCTATTCCCTGGATCGCAACGGGAACGTGCTTGCAGTCAGCGATCACGCCGTCACCCGCTACGGCCACGAGGCGGAAACGATCGTGGGGATGCCCTTTTCCAGCATCATTCATCCGGAGGATCGGGAAAGGGTCGTCTTCGCATTCACGGATGCCATAACGAATCGGCGCGAGCATACGGGAGGCCTTCAATTCAGGGTGCTGCTGAAGGATGGTGAGTCCGTATGGGTGGAGTCGAATGCCCGCATGCGTTTCGACGAGCAGGGGAACTGCCTGGGGGAAGACGGGGTGCTGCGCAATATCACGGAACACAAGCGGGCACTGGAGTCGCTTCAGGAGTCCCGGCAGCAGTTGTTGGACATCATCAACTTCTTCCCCGACGCGACCGTGGTCGTTGACCGGGAAGGCAAGGTCATCGCCTGGAACCAGGCCGCGGAACTCATGACCGGAATCAGGAAGGAAGACATGCTCGGCAAAGGGGACCGGGAATACTCCATCCCCTTCTACGGGGACCGGAGACCCTCCCTGATCGATCTGGCGCTCCATCCGGATCCCGGGGAAGAAGCAAGATACACGACGATCCGGCGGAAGGGAGACACCCTCTTCGGGGAGGCCTACACGCCGAACCTCCCCCCCGGCGACCTCCACATGTCCGCCATGGCCTCCGTGCTCAGGAATTCCCGGGGAGAGATCGTCGGCGCCATCGAGTGCCTCCGCAACAATACGGAACGCAGACACATGGAAGAGCGCCTTGCCCGGGCCGAGAAAATGGAGGCCCTGGGCACGCTGGCCGGGGGCGTGGCCCACGATCTGAACAATGTCCTGGGGGTGCTGGTCGGATACTCGGAGCTGCTGGTCGAGAAGCTTCCCGAAGACAGTTCTTCCAGAAGGTATGCGGAAAACATCCTGACCTCCAGCATCAAGGGAGCAGCCATCATCCAGGACCTCCTGACACTGGCCAGGCGGGGGGTTGCCGTCTCCGAAGTGGTCGATCTGAACGGGGTGGTCAGAGAGTATCTCCAGACGCCGGAATTCGAGAAGCTGTTGTCCTTCCACCGGGGGGTGATCGTACGGCCCCAGCTTGGGGACGGCCTGCTGAACATCAAGGGCTCGCCGATCCACCTGGCGAAAACGGTCATGAACCTGGTGTCGAACGCCGCCGAGGCCATTTCCGGCCAGGGAGTCGTGGCGATCCGGACGGAAAACCGCTACCTGGACCGCCCCCTCAGCGGATACGACGACATGCAGGAAGGGGATTACGTCGTCCTGACGGTCTCCGACACCGGAAAAGGCATCCCCGCCAAGGACATCGACAAAATCTTCGAGCCCTTCTACTCGAAAAAGGTCATGGGGCGGAGTGGAACGGGCCTTGGGCTGGCCATTGTCTGGGGAACCGTCAAGGACCACGGCGGATACATCGACGTAAAGAGCAAGGAAGGAGTGGGGACAACTTTCACCCTCTACTTCCCCGTGACCCGCGACGAGCCTGCAAAAGCGGAAGGCGCCAGGCCGGTGGAATCCCTGGCGGGCAACGGCGAATCCATCCTGGTGGTGGACGACGTGAAGGAGCAGCGGGAGCTGGCGATCAGCATGCTGACCAAGCTCGGGTACCGGGTGGAAGCAGTCTCCAGCGGGGAAGAGGCGATTTCCTATATCGACCGCCGGAAGGCGGACCTCGTCGTGCTGGACATGATCATGGAGCCGGGGATCGACGGCCTCGAGACATACCGGAGAATCCGCGAGAACCATCCCCGGCAGAAGGCGATCATCGTCAGCGGCTTCTCGGAGACGGAGCGGGTCCGGGAGGCCCAGGAACTCGGCGCGGGGACCTTCGTCCGGAAGCCCTACATCATGGAGAAGATCGGCATCGCCGTCCGGCGGGAACTGGACCGGGAATAG
- a CDS encoding nitronate monooxygenase, producing the protein MKTRITELLGIQYPIILSGMSWISVPKMVAAVSNAGGLGILATGPLDKDQTRQSIREIRKLTDKPFGANTSLMFPGAMETAKVLLEEKVPVINFALGKGDWLVREAHKYGGKVIATVVKEQHAKRAEEYGVDAVIATGYEAAAHGEAVTSMILIPSLAEKIKIPIIAAGGFADGKGLAAALALGADGIAMGTRFMTTKESPLHENFKKLSLEKGVSDTLYSKRIDGLFCRVMETETAHKAVRRGLDLPAAFFNAREIATMLHLPFFKLFIGVLLSGWKNARQLAYFANAGKAFRLATENGDMVKGILPVGQVTGLMHDIPTVSALMERTVQEANAVRDRFAVQLS; encoded by the coding sequence ATGAAAACACGCATAACGGAGTTGCTTGGTATTCAATATCCGATCATCCTGTCAGGCATGAGCTGGATCAGCGTGCCCAAGATGGTGGCGGCGGTCTCGAATGCCGGAGGACTGGGCATCCTGGCGACGGGTCCGCTGGACAAGGATCAGACGAGGCAGTCGATCCGGGAGATCCGGAAGCTGACGGACAAGCCCTTCGGGGCCAACACGTCCCTGATGTTTCCCGGGGCGATGGAAACGGCCAAGGTGCTCCTGGAGGAGAAGGTCCCGGTCATCAATTTCGCCCTGGGCAAAGGGGACTGGCTGGTCCGGGAGGCCCACAAATACGGCGGCAAGGTGATCGCCACCGTCGTCAAGGAGCAGCACGCCAAGCGCGCCGAAGAATACGGGGTCGATGCGGTGATCGCCACGGGCTACGAGGCCGCGGCCCACGGGGAGGCCGTCACGTCCATGATCCTCATTCCCAGCCTGGCCGAGAAGATCAAGATCCCGATCATCGCCGCGGGCGGGTTCGCCGACGGCAAGGGCCTCGCCGCCGCGCTGGCGCTGGGGGCGGATGGGATCGCCATGGGAACGCGCTTCATGACCACGAAGGAAAGCCCGCTTCACGAGAATTTCAAGAAGCTGTCCCTGGAAAAGGGCGTCTCCGACACGCTCTATTCGAAGCGCATCGACGGCCTCTTCTGCCGGGTCATGGAGACGGAGACGGCGCACAAGGCCGTCCGTCGCGGACTCGACCTGCCGGCCGCCTTCTTCAACGCCCGCGAGATCGCTACGATGCTCCACCTGCCCTTCTTCAAGCTCTTCATCGGCGTTCTCCTGTCGGGATGGAAGAATGCCCGGCAGCTGGCCTACTTCGCGAACGCCGGCAAGGCGTTCCGGCTGGCGACGGAGAACGGCGACATGGTGAAGGGCATTCTCCCGGTCGGGCAGGTGACCGGCCTGATGCACGACATCCCGACGGTCTCCGCCCTGATGGAGCGGACGGTTCAGGAAGCCAACGCCGTGCGCGACCGGTTTGCCGTTCAGTTGTCCTGA
- a CDS encoding enoyl-CoA hydratase/isomerase family protein, translated as MMSYETIQFVREGPVGVLTFNRPEAMNAMNYVMISEFREFFQERFRDHDTRVIVLTGAGKAFNAGMDMNDLMNFIPPGGFKPKAVYEFQKLFSDFILFMRRCPQPIIAAVNGGAAGAGLSIAAACDVRIAAPEAKFIAAYINIGTGGADMGSSWLFPRIVGAGNAARYLMTGDKFGADEAYRIGFVQAIVGKDRLLEEAMKMAQTMAGKSPIGLRLTKEALNRNTGGLSLEDAIMLEDRNQAMCMVEMTSQNAG; from the coding sequence ATGATGAGTTATGAAACGATCCAGTTCGTGAGGGAGGGGCCCGTCGGGGTCCTGACCTTCAACCGTCCCGAGGCCATGAATGCCATGAACTACGTCATGATCAGCGAATTCCGGGAGTTCTTCCAGGAGCGGTTCCGCGACCATGACACCCGGGTCATCGTGCTGACCGGGGCCGGAAAGGCGTTCAACGCCGGCATGGACATGAATGATCTTATGAATTTCATTCCCCCGGGCGGGTTCAAGCCCAAGGCCGTCTACGAATTTCAGAAACTTTTTTCCGATTTCATTCTTTTCATGAGGCGCTGTCCCCAGCCGATCATCGCCGCCGTCAACGGCGGGGCGGCGGGGGCGGGGCTGTCCATCGCCGCGGCCTGCGACGTCCGGATCGCCGCCCCGGAGGCGAAATTCATCGCCGCCTACATCAACATCGGGACCGGTGGGGCGGACATGGGTTCCTCCTGGCTGTTTCCCCGCATCGTGGGGGCCGGGAATGCGGCACGATACCTGATGACGGGCGACAAATTCGGCGCCGACGAGGCCTATCGGATCGGATTCGTCCAGGCCATCGTCGGGAAGGACCGCCTGCTGGAGGAGGCCATGAAGATGGCGCAGACCATGGCGGGGAAATCGCCGATCGGGCTGAGATTGACCAAGGAGGCCCTGAACCGGAACACCGGCGGGCTCAGCCTCGAGGACGCGATCATGCTGGAAGACAGGAACCAGGCGATGTGCATGGTCGAGATGACCTCGCAGAACGCCGGGTAA
- a CDS encoding acetoacetate decarboxylase family protein, with the protein MPFKMQSGKFYRMPVVFGPSLGPRQRGSSHPLFGKDGPKATVITVRFRTDPAQLEALLPEGFVLAADPAVSVRATYLKEIPWLAGRGYNHMGLSFPAVFQGKHDSVRGEFLTVLWENLCDPIITGREELGYSKIYCELPEPSVYAGTTHCTASWLGFRFMDMRVFNLKVPTPEEAAALVDPAAEGVLHYKYMPRTGDWGTADAAYATLTPYEDPNKTVTGRWIGEGSVTFHEATWEELPTLYNIVNVFHGLEVREWLGASIVKTVGAKDYSDQRILE; encoded by the coding sequence ATGCCGTTCAAGATGCAGTCGGGGAAATTCTACCGAATGCCCGTCGTTTTCGGTCCCAGCCTGGGCCCCCGGCAGCGGGGATCGAGCCACCCGCTCTTCGGCAAGGACGGCCCCAAGGCCACGGTCATCACCGTTCGTTTTCGTACCGATCCCGCGCAGCTGGAGGCCCTGCTTCCGGAAGGCTTCGTGCTGGCGGCGGATCCCGCCGTCTCCGTGCGGGCCACGTACCTGAAGGAAATTCCCTGGCTCGCGGGACGCGGATACAATCACATGGGGCTTTCGTTTCCCGCCGTGTTCCAGGGGAAACACGACTCGGTCCGGGGCGAATTCCTGACGGTGCTCTGGGAGAACCTCTGCGATCCGATCATCACCGGCCGGGAGGAACTGGGTTACTCAAAGATCTACTGCGAGCTGCCGGAGCCCAGCGTATACGCGGGAACGACCCATTGCACCGCTTCCTGGCTGGGCTTTCGGTTCATGGACATGCGCGTCTTCAACCTGAAGGTTCCCACGCCCGAAGAGGCGGCTGCGCTTGTCGATCCCGCTGCCGAGGGCGTTCTTCATTACAAGTACATGCCCCGCACGGGCGACTGGGGAACCGCCGATGCCGCGTACGCCACCCTGACGCCGTATGAAGATCCCAACAAGACCGTAACCGGGCGATGGATCGGGGAGGGGTCGGTCACCTTTCACGAGGCGACCTGGGAGGAGCTGCCCACGCTCTATAACATCGTAAACGTCTTCCACGGGCTGGAAGTCCGGGAATGGCTGGGCGCCAGCATTGTGAAAACCGTCGGGGCCAAGGATTACAGCGACCAGCGCATTCTCGAGTAG